The stretch of DNA GCAGGCAAGAGTTAATGCTGTGTTGTCTATATTTGCTAGTTTAGCATGTTCAACTATTTTTCCATTAGAATCTACTACAATTGCTCTTTTACCACCACCTATTGCATCCATTAATTTTAATTTTCCACTTGAGATCATTTCAGTTACTTCTTTACTGAAGTTAAGAGAATATTGTCCTTTTTCTAAAAGTAATATTTGAGACATCAGATCTGTAGATTGCGAAATTAGATTTGATAAAAAAAATTTTTGTTTTTCAGGTATTGTTGTTTTATTATTATCTAAAATATTGTTGTCTTTTTTGAAATTAAAGCAATCTTTCCCTATTAAAAATGATTTTGTTGTTTTATTAATTGAATTTAATTCTTTATATTCTGTTTGATTATTTCTTTTAATTTCCTTTAAATTTGTCATTATATTTAATTTTTTTTTCTGGTATGACCTTAGTAAGATGATTATAGATGCAATAATTATTAAAATAATAGCTAAATTTATAAACATAAAAATATTAGACATAAAAACCTCTTAATTAGTTTTTGAATCTAAAATATATAGAATATTTTTTAATATAAATAAACAGAAAATAGTATACATTTATCTTCTATTTATTGGGTGTCTTTAACAAATCAAAATAAGATTAAAGAAGTTAATTTAAAAAACTGAACCACCTTTAAAGTATTTTCTTTTTCATCAAATACGGGATCCACATAACCCGCATTTTTTACAATATCTAAAGCGGTTTGGATTGCTTTTCCAATTTAAAAAGATTCTGGCAAGTTTTTACCAACATGAGATTCTCTTTCGGGATAGCTAGGAGGGAATGTTGATTTATCAAAAACTTTATTTAACATTTTATCCATCGTGGAAAAATCTACGGGAGGAAAAATCACTGTCACTGCTTTTACATAAGAGTTGAAATTTAATTTACTTAAACATTAAACTTAATGATATGAGAAGTTGTACCTAATATAGATGCAATATTTGCTGCTGCAGAGTTTCTAAACACACCAATACTTGATGAGTTAAACTGATATTTTTTCGTGTTTGCTTTTAGCCATCTCACAGCAGCTTTTTCATTTTGAACGGTTGCAGGAAAATGAGCCTCGCCACTCAGTCGATTATTTATAATAGCGATAGCAATTTCTCTTTCTAGATAGTATTTAAAATTTTGAATTTGATCTGTTTTTGATCCAAATTTAAAAGCACTTCCATGTATAAAAGAACAAGTGGCGTTTTTCCTGTTATTTTTTCAGGAAGATATAATTCTATTCTATCGATATTTAAGATTTACCCAAATTTTAAATAAACAAATTAAAACTATTGATATCTATATATTTCATATTTGCATTTTTTGCTGCTTGAAATCCGGTTTCAGCATCTTCAAAAACCAAACAGTTTTCAGGAGAAATTTGTATTCTATTAGAAGCAGTAAGAAATAAATCGGGTGCAGGTTTACCTAAATTAACATCGCTAATGGAAATAATATCTACAAAATAATGAGATAAATTATTTAAGTCAAGAAGTTTATGGACAATATGTTTTTCTCCACCAGAGGCTAAAATAAAAGGAAAGACTCCATGATATTTTTTAATAATATTAAGTGTTTTTTTAATAGGTTGAACTTTATTTAAATATTTTTCCATAAAAATATTATTTTTAAGATTATGAACATCTTTAATATTTAGATTATAATTTAGACGTTCATTTATAATAGATATCAATTCGTCACCACTTGTTCCTGCATAAAAATTTACAAACTCTTGTTTAGAAATAAAATTATAGGTTAAAGAATCGTATGTTTCATTCCAGGAATTGTAGTGAGAGTCTAATGTATCCATGAGAGTTCCATCACAATCAAATATGAAGAGTTTAATTTTATTTGTTTTTATTAAATTTTCTAAGCAATCCATTTTACTTCCTTTTATAAGAATTATAATATTTAATTTATAATAAAACATTTTTTATGGTCAACTCTTTTTTTATAAAATATGAATACTCTTCTTTTTTATTTGGGAATCTAAAAAAAATCATTCATAAGAAGTTATATAAAATAAGATTATTAAATTGACATTTTATTATTTTTATTATAAATAATTTTTTTTTAATGCAACCTTTTTTTTATAATTAGAGAAATTTACAAATGAATAAAGAGATAAATCAATTAGAAGTTATAAAATATTATCATAAGCTTTCAATGGATTATATTCCAAATGAAATATTAGAAAATAAATATATCTGTTACTATGATCATGAGTGCCCAAATATGTTTCTTTGGAATACATTTTTTCAATTTGATAATGATATTGAATTTAATCATATAAATTTAAAAAAAATTTCGGAGTTCTTTCATAAAAAAGGAACAAAAGGGTACA from Silvanigrella paludirubra encodes:
- a CDS encoding alpha/beta hydrolase — protein: MHGSAFKFGSKTDQIQNFKYYLEREIAIAIINNRLSGEAHFPATVQNEKAAVRWLKANTKKYQFNSSSIGVFRNSAAANIASILGTTSHIIKFNV
- a CDS encoding HAD family hydrolase, with the translated sequence MDCLENLIKTNKIKLFIFDCDGTLMDTLDSHYNSWNETYDSLTYNFISKQEFVNFYAGTSGDELISIINERLNYNLNIKDVHNLKNNIFMEKYLNKVQPIKKTLNIIKKYHGVFPFILASGGEKHIVHKLLDLNNLSHYFVDIISISDVNLGKPAPDLFLTASNRIQISPENCLVFEDAETGFQAAKNANMKYIDINSFNLFI